A region from the Silene latifolia isolate original U9 population chromosome 7, ASM4854445v1, whole genome shotgun sequence genome encodes:
- the LOC141592780 gene encoding uncharacterized protein LOC141592780, with protein MADPELEAIRQKRMQELMAQRGMGSQPNPEQQTAQEEAKRDAEERRQVLLAQILSAAARERLSRIALVKPEKARGVEDVIIRAAQSGQIAEKVTEEKLITLLEQINTQTTKQTRVTIQRRRSVLEDDD; from the exons ATG GCAGACCCTGAGTTGGAAGCTATCAGGCAGAAAAGAATGCAAGAGCTAATGGCACAACGTGGCATG GGAAGTCAGCCGAACCCTGAACAACAAACAGCTCAAGAAGAAGCTAAAAG GGATGCTGAAGAACGAAGACAAGTCTTGCTTGCTCAAATTCTGTCAGCCGCGGCACGTGAAAGGC TTTCTCGTATCGCTCTGGTGAAGCCCGAGAAGGCTCGAGGTGTGGAGGATGTTATAATAAGGGCTGCTCAGAGTGGACAAATAGCCGAAAAG GTTACGGAGGAGAAATTAATAACATTGTTGGAACAAATCAATACTCAGACCACCAAGCAAACCCGAGTAACT ATCCAGAGGCGTCGCAGTGTCCTAGAAGACGATGATTAG
- the LOC141591318 gene encoding WRKY transcription factor 71-like yields MAAGSGGDSGPHTPKSSISLSSTEAAGVDDENSHEKGDKQMQCNDQSGEDSKKGNNKGKKKGEKKKKEERFAFLTKSDDDHLEDGYRWRKYGQKAVKNSPYPRSYYRCTTQKCSVKKRVERSFQDPTTVITTYEGQHNHPVPATLRGHAAALLPHYSMLAQPPLPSSTITQQLLTHFGHEAASSSSFANFSQLQQLHNQQYNRQLSIDDYGLLQDMIPPFLLKKEP; encoded by the exons ATGGCTGCCGGAAGTGGTGGTGATAGCGGTCCTCATACGCCAAAGTCGTCGATTTCACTGTCTTCTACAGAAGCTGCTGGTGTTGATGATGAGAATAGTCATGAGAAAGGTGATAAGCAAATGCAATGTAATGATCAAAGTGGTGAAGACTCTAAGAAAGG gaataataaaggaaagaaaaagggagagaagaagaaaaaagaagaaagattTGCATTCTTGACAAAAAGCGATGATGATCATCTTGAAGATGGGTATAGATGGAGAAAGTATGGCCAGAAAGCCGTCAAGAATAGTCCTTATCCTAG AAGCTATTACAGATGCACTACACAAAAATGCAGTGTCAAAAAACGAGTGGAACGATCATTCCAAGACCCAACAACCGTGATCACAACCTATGAAGGCCAACATAACCACCCTGTTCCGGCGACATTACGCGGCCACGCAGCGGCTCTACTACCTCATTACTCCATGCTAGCACAACCGCCACTACCATCCTCCACCATTACTCAACAACTATTAACTCACTTTGGACATGAAGCTGCCTCTAGTAGCTCCTTTGCAAACTTTTCTCAACTCCAACAATTACATAATCAACAATACAATCGTCAACTCTCAATTGATGATTATGGTCTTTTGCAGGATATGATTCCTCCATTTCTACTCAAAAAAGagccctaa
- the LOC141592781 gene encoding large ribosomal subunit protein uL29: protein MARIKVHELRDKTKTDLLGQLKDLKAELALLRVAKVTGGAPNKLSKIKVVRLGIAQVLTVISQKQKAALREAYKNKKYLPLDLRPKKTRAIRRRLTKHQASLKTEREKKKELYFPMRKYAIKV, encoded by the exons ATGG CAAGAATCAAGGTGCATGAACTTAGGGATAAAACAAAGACTGATTTATTAGGGCAGCTCAAGGATCTCAAGGCCGAGTTAGCTCTTCTTCGTGTTGCTAAGGTCACTGGTGGTGCTCCTAACAAGCTTTCCAAGAT TAAGGTGGTAAGATTGGGGATTGCACAAGTCTTGACAGTGATATCACAAAAGCAGAAGGCAGCATTGAGGGAGGCGTACAAGAACAAGAAGTATTTGCCACTTGACCTCCGCCCCAAGAAAACCCGTGCCATTCGCCGCCGTCTCACTAAGCATCAG GCCTCATTGAAGACCGAGAGGGAGAAGAAAAAGGAACTGTACTTTCCGATGAGGAAGTATGCCATCAAGGTGTAG
- the LOC141592792 gene encoding two-pore potassium channel 3-like — MEKEPLLPLLRNQHLQVTPPPPLTLSALPENEEISVSLTPSAAAYKDRLIFGPVEHHPSSSSNLLDALSLSASSPKPLSPFHNAQSCGYSVQNCNFSVYDDGNSVPFIVEQPQSEHQQQWLVDPNYKWRKTNLHRSRTAPAMAVINDVTFKKGLDKPEPTSKAIIRQAFLLLLVYLSFGILIYWFNRHNFTVRETHPVVDALYFCIVTMCTIGYGDITPNSTVTKVFSILFVLVGFGFIDILLSGMVSYVLDLQENHLLRTVKAGKQAKSVIIDVKKGRMRIRMKVGLALGVVVLCIGVGVGVLHFVENLGWVDAFYLSVMSVTTVGYGDRAFASMNGRIFASIWLLVSTLAVARAFLYLAEARVDKRNRRLAKWVLGQDLTVSQFLAADIDNNGFVSKSEYVIYKLKEMGKVSDKDILLICQKFDQLDTGNCGKITLADLMHGHL, encoded by the exons ATGGAAAAAGAACCACTTTTGCCATTATTAAGAAACCAACATCTTCAAGTAACCCCACCACCACCTTTAACTTTATCAGCACTTCCTGAAAATGAAGAGATTTCTGTTTCATTAACCCCTTCTGCTGCTGCGTACAAAGACCGGCTTATTTTCGGCCCTGTGGAACACCATCCTTCGTCTTCTAGTAATCTTTTGGATGCCCTTTCCCTTTCGGCTTCGTCTCCAAAACCCTTGTCACCCTTTCATAATGCTCAGAGTTGTGGTTATAGTGTTCAGAACTGTAATTTTAGTGTTTATGATGATGGGAATAGTGTGCCGTTTATTGTGGAGCAACCTCAGTCAGAGCATCAACAGCAGTGGTTGGTTGATCCGAATTATAAATGGAGGAAAACAAATTTACACAGGTCAAGAACTGCGCCTGCTATGGCTGTGATTAATGATGTTACTTTTAAGAAGGGGTTGGATAAGCCTGAGCCTACTTCGAAAGCGATAATTAGGCAGGCGTTTTTGTTGCTTTTGGTTTATTTGTCGTTTGGGATTCTTATATATTGGTTTAATAGGCATAACTTTACTGTGAGGGAAACCCATcctgttgttgatgctttgtaTTTTTGCATTGTGACTATGTGCACGATTGGTTACGGAGATATTACACCGAATTCGACCGTTACTAAGGTGTTCTCCATTTTGTTCGTCTTGGTTGGATTTGGATTTATTGATATTCTACTTAGTGGGATGGTTAGTTATGTGCTGGACTTGCAAGAGAATCACTTACTTAGGACTGTTAAAGCCGGAAAACAGGCTAAGTCGGTGATTATTGATGTGAAGAAGGGAAGGATGAGGATTAGAATGAAGGTTGGGTTGGCGTTAGGGGTGGTGGTTTTGTGTATTGGCGTAGGGGTTGGCGTTTTGCATTTCGTGGAGAACCTTGGTTGGGTGGATGCATTTTATCTCTCTGTTATGTCAGTTACTACTGTGGGGTATGGTGATAGAGCATTCGCATCTATGAATGGACGTATCTTTGCATCAATTTGGTTGCTTGTATCTACACTCGCTGTTGCTAGGGCTTTTCTTTACTTGGCTGAAGCTAGAGTTGACAAGCGGAATAGGAGGTTGGCGAAATGGGTGCTTGGTCAGGATTTGACTGTGTCACAGTTCCTTGCCGCTGATATTGATAATAATGGTTTTGTGAG TAAATCAGAGTACGTGATATACAAACTGAAGGAGATGGGAAAGGTATCAGATAAAGACATTCTTTTAATTTGCCAGAAATTCGATCAGCTTGATACTGGGAACTGTGGAAAGATTACTTTGGCAGATCTTATGCACGGTCATCTTTGA